The genomic window TTTGGAGTCAAAAATTGAATTCTGTGCTGGAAAAAAATAACTAGTGACTTAAAACCAATGAAGCCATGGGCTACTGCAGATTGACTGCTAGCTTGCAAGGTACCAAATACAGTACAATTACAACCACAGGTGGGAAGGAAGGTCACTGTATACTGCACAGAAACATGAcatcaggaaacacacacaacaaacaagtaACTGTTATCAGAAAAACAGAGAGTGAAGTTAATTGCGCCTAATTAAGGGTAAAACACGTAAAGCTGTGTGTAATGCTGAACCACAGTAGCAGCTGCTGACAGGAGctgccttgtgttttttttttttaacatgctaGGCTAACTACTGCTAAGAAActtgctaaagctagctgtcaAGCGGGCCGGTGGGGGAGGTCTGGCTTGGTTCTTACCGCCTTTGCATGGTGTTCTGTGCTGGCTGTGTTGGGCGCGGTACCCCTCCACCACTTCCCACTCTCCGTTATCCCTCTTGATAGGAAACGACACGCTCAGGACGTGATTACAGGGCTTGATGATGCGCAGGATGCCCCGCACACGGTTCCTCTTCTGCTCTGGGCTCTCCCTGGTTTTCAGGTCTTCCACAAGCTTGTCCTCTACGATGGTGGCACCGCGGTCGAAGAAACCCTCGACCATTCTGAAGAAGTTGGGGTCGTCGGGCTGGTCTGCTGCGTCGGCATAGCGCCGGACCCGCATCAGGGACGAGGACACCGGGAGAGCGGAGTCCACGCAGCCAGAGGCCAGAACAGTGCCCGCAGAGCGGCTTAGCATCTCCCCGAAATACCGATACATGACTGGAACTAGCTAACCGTGTAAACGAACTAATaaaaaaggcaacaaaacaaCGAGGACGATGGGGGTGACGACAGGAGAGGGGGCAGAATGAGCGACACAGCGACTCCTCACCGTGTCCCGTCTTCTGGCCGAGTGGAGAATGACATGCTGCGTCTGTTTGCTTTAAAAGGCAGCACGAGCCAAGGAAGGTAGCGGGGGCACGCACACGCGGAagagaacgaggaggaggacCAACGTGCCCGTGTGAAGCAACTGACAGCGCGCGTTCCCGagtctgtgctgttgtttttgataGAAAATAAATTATCTATATTGTTAGTTGATCATTTTCAACTGTATGTAATAAACATGCCATAGCTGCAATTATtacagtatttctgattctgattagcATTTAGATGAATGCAACAGAAGAATACAATGAAGGTTGTAATGTTGCAGTAATGTTTATGTACTTTATTCTACTCAATTGTTTGCACTGATACTAATAAATTTTTTGTTTAACCAGCCTGGTCACTCATTAGCTTCTgtagagctgcagcagcattagAGTTTTGTACTTTGAGGTTGGATCAAAGGATCTCTGTGCAGCCTGCTGTCATCAGCAGTTATTCTCTGATCTGTTGGGTGAGGGAGAGGGTGCAGGCATCAGGTGGGAGATGTTGAAAGGCCCATTGTACTTGTATCACTCATTAACCTCCTCCATGAGCAGCAATAATTAATGGGGGAGCTGATCTGGTGATGTACAGTGTGAGCAAGTGAATATTACCAGCTGTCACTGAAACTGTCCATATTCACCTCAAAAAAATGAACAGCCAAAAATGTACGACACTGTAACATCAACATGACTGGACTGCTGCAAACTGATGCAAGTTGCAGTTTACCTATGTTTTTCTGCaagtgtaaaaaataaaaataataacatgttGATGTTTTGGTACCATTAGTTTTGCAGGAATTTTGGTGACAGGGTATATTATTAGCCTATTATTATTACcgagctgtaaacatgttttttctgttgtaatATTGGACAGTTGAATGTGGAGATTTGTGGGAATGGACTTGCTTTTGGATGTGAGCACAGTGTACTGCTATTTCTGACATTTCTCACATTCATGCattcctctgctgcagaggtTTATGCTTGATTTGGACAAACACCCAAGTCCCTGGAGTTACACCTCTTCTAGCATGactgaaaattaaaaataaaagtgtattGTCTACCACCAATGATTATTGTATGTTATTATATTGGCATGTTCATGCTCTGTTTAGAGTAAATGTGAGatctgctctctctttctctataaATACCTGTATGTATATGTTGGCTACATGTggtgcatgcatgcataaacACTACGACAGTACATCTGCTCCCATTGTCAAAGCATGGCTCTTATATAACACACCACAATGATTTCACCCATGCAAACATATGTGAACATTGTTTAACATCCTGCACGgcagcacagagaaacagaatCTTAGTGCTGAGCTCGGCTGAAGAGGCCCTGACCCAGGCTCACACCTGTGGACTCTGCACATGAGATAAGATTAGATCAATTTCCTGTGACGCAGGTGCAATTATCCAATCATATGCTTAAATGGTGCAACAATTACACAATATAAAAATCAATGGAAATACAGAGAATACAGCATGAAAATCAAAAACGGAGAACACAGCATGTATGATAATGTATGTACAGTTAGGCTCCAAATGTTTCCATTGTCACTGGGGTCATATTTCAGTGTTACTAATgcaataatatataataaataacagCATATCTCCTCTTTGTTCTGCCTGTGCACCACAGGGTCATATAGCTTTATTGGCTGATACAAGGACAGGATGAAACAATGTTACTTCATGAAACAGAAAGGACCTGACTGTTTAAACATAAACCTGTTTGTCCTGGTCCTTTTTAGGCAGATAAGCAAACAGCAGTAAAGATAATCTGAACCTAAATGATAGTTCACACATGTGGTACAggtacaataaaaaacaaatatcttCACATAGACAGGATCTTACTCTACACTTATTAGCTTTAGTcaattttagtgtttttaaCATCAGGTAATTTCATCTTATTTCACTAGCTTAGCAAACATGAAAGCAGAACTTTAAACTGTGACCTCTGCACCAGAGGTCAGTGACTGTCTGTCTTTACCTTTTTTATACTTAAATAACAATTCCACTCTAATTTATAACTACTTCAGGAGTAGCACTACATGAAACTCTGATTATTAGTCTTCTCCTCCTTATTTGCTTTAAGTTTATCTTTAATCAAATCattgctcctctgtgtgttttccacttTGCACTGTCACGCACTGATTTATCATGGTTTGATTCTATGGGTGAACCCTGTCATGTCATTGGCTCACAGCCTGACAACACCCACCAAACCATGGGGGTGTGACtgggggaggggaggtgggTGTCGAGGTTTGAGGTAAACAAGGGTCACATGGTGCACTCAatggaaacacactgtgaaggAACGGAGGCCTCCGTCCTGCCAGCGTTTTGTGTCAGTTTTACTGGGTTTTGGTCACAGTATGAAATAAGAACCATCACTGTGACCTCCTCTAATCTCCACCTCGTGTGCAGACACAGGCTACAGGACTGATCAAGCCTATCACACAACTTGCTGTTCCCTCAACTGCTGCCAGGGTCACCTTGAAAAACCAGCATGGTTGCAGACAAGGATAAATTTCCCAGGGTCACGTTAATCAAGAAGCTATAAAGGGGAACGGGAGTACGTTTTTTGGGAATTCAGTGTTGGACTTTGAGATGTGTTTTTCATTCTCAGAAATCAGACTTTACAATGAAAATTTGGGCCTTTTCCACCCTCAGAGTCTTTACTTCATTAATAATAAAGTAAAGGTTTAATACATAAAATCAATCTCTTTGATTTCTTTTCAAACAGAAATAGAGCAGAATGTCAGTGCACACACTCACCTATAAATACCAGCAGAAACCAACAGTTTCTGTGAGAGCACTTCAGGTATCCCAAATCCTGGATAAGCCCACAATGTTCCTGTCCCAGAGGTCTTCCTGTTTGGATGTCACATGATCCTTTTCTGGAAGGAAGCAAAGACATCAGCCGTAACTACAAGTGCTTTaattaatgaataaaaatgaccccTGTAACTAAACAACTGCTGTGAATGACACCTCTCCCGTTTCACTGACAGCATTATCGCCACCTTCGATCATTCAACCTACTGCACCAATGTCAGGTATTGTCACAGTTTCATATTTTAACAGCAGCAGATACATCACACATTGGTTGTTTCTTGGGTGTAAGGGAGGCAGGAGACAGGGTAGGCAGCAAATAAATTGTCTTGGGATCAATAATAAAGTTTTTGATCTATTTCTCTGACAAACAGATAAGAGATAAGttagactttattgatccccggagGGAATTAAGTGgttacagcagaaaaacaaatacaaagacAGTGCACAATGTGCTACTAGAGTAGAAACAGATAAGATAAGTAACAAATAAgctatatacatgtatacatgtaaCAATCACTATTGAGATTATACCACTGGAGCTTGGAGCCCATTACACATGCAAGAcaatatcatttatttttagtgatttaaaaaaaaaaagaaacagggtGGACTTTGGCTTATAAATTATGAGGGATATTAATCTGCCTGCATGTGAGTGAAGGCAGATGGTTTCATTTTAATGACCTTAGTTAAACACTAGATGGGGCACCAGTATGAGGATGAGAACACAAATCCACTGAGGCCTGCTgcttacatacacacagatgaatgtataactacatttacatttaaatgccCTGCCTCACTCTTATTGAGTAGATTTAGATGACTGATTTCATCAAATAGGTTGATTGATAAGTTTATAGCCTTAGCTGGAAGGACATGGAGTACACAGCTGTCATTACATGCACATGCTGTTCAACCCTGTGTGGGTTGGTAACATATTTTCTGTTTCAggtgatataaaaaaaaaatgtgattcagcAGTGTCTAAGAAAACAGAGCCCAGCAGCCATTAAGCAGTGTACAGAGTATAGCAGGACCTGTGGCAACACTTTTACAGTGTCTCCATCAGGACACTGTAGATTGTTTTCACTTGAATTCAGTATTATACCAGTAAAGGAAGATGAACTGAAACATGAGGTAGTGTGgcaatactgtgtgtgtgtgtgtgtttagaaacCGAGAGGTAAAAAGTTGACAAAGTTCCCACGAGAACTTTCCTGTCAAGCGTCTCTATTCAGGAAGCTGTGGCTTTGACTTGCGTCTACTCACATCTCCTCATCAGCACAAtgtgtatctctctctctctctctctatatatatatatatatatatattgtgtgtgtgtgtgtgtgtgtgcactgtacaTTATTAGTTGACAGACAGATGTCACTCCACACTTCAGGTGGCCCAGAAACCCCACAGGAAGTAAGGTCAGGCCCAGAGAGGTCAAAGTGAAGTCAAACCACCAACAGATTTGAACTCTCagtaacacccccccccccccccccccaccccatcaACTGTCTGACAACCACAGCTAAAGAtctccattttctttcttttcagaaTGCGATGATTAAAATAAGACAGGAGGGCAAAACTCTGAAGTAAAACATTATTTGTGTTGAGCCGAAAACCTGAAATTTTAAAATGTAGCATCTATGTAGATAACATGAAAGACTACACACAgtcatttggattttttttctttaataaaagATTGAGAAAAATACTTGATGTAAAGAAGCAGAAGGAGGTAGAGCAGGGTGCTGGTGTCTCAGATGACGGTGGGTTTCAGGGTCTCAGCTCACATGTCTGTGGATGGTCTGATCcaaagagagctgcagaaacgGCTCCTCCActccactgtgacacacacacaaatgcatacaGGGGTTATCCTTTCAAACAACTCAGCCTAACAAAAGGTTTACAATGCACACTATGAAAAATATTTGCACAATTCAACACTTTACGCAGCGACAGAATAACCAAACATTCAACTTTCACATGTGTGATGTCAGAAACTGTAACCACGTCTAAGCCATATTTGACACatgacaaaatgtatttttaactgttttacTTTACAAAGATATGGTTGAGTTCTCTCTGCTTATAGCCctgattgtgttgtttccatagaggtgcaggacaAGGTGCAGGAGTTAACACTAGTGTGAACAAACAGCCCACAGTgactaaaaatgtgacaggagaGAAAAACTCCCAAACGCCAGTCCACTGGGGTTCAATGATAGTTCAAAATTTCAGTTaatgtcacacacacctgaggACATAGGTAACACAGAGGATGCAGAGCGGCTGGTGGACGCTGGGTCTGGACTTGGAGGGTCTGACAGCAGGGATGACGGCACTGTGACTCTCCACCCAGACGTAACCTCCACCACGGACCAGCATCCTGTACTGAccgctgactgactgactcttcagacacactgcagagagGGCCAAAAGCAGAAGTTTAGAGGTTTGtgtagttgttttgtgtgtgtgtgtgtgtgtatgcgtgtgtcaGGGCTTACAGTTCAGATGATTTTTGttcaaacagtgtgtgtccagTGTGTGGCACAGCTCATAGATAGAACGGCCTAGCAGCTCCTCTGGGCTGTAACCTAAAAGTGAAGTcactctgcacaaacacacacacaaacacacacagcagtgtgagtgCACGTGAATGAATTAGTTCTCTGTATGAGTATTACCTAATCGGACTAGAAGCAGCAGGGTCAGTTGATGGTTCACTGATATGCAGTCACAAGTTTCAAAATGAGAAAATGGCGAAGGTAATAAGAGTCATCATTGTCATGCAAAGTTAACCTATTAAAATCCCCTTAATGTCATCCAGTCTGTCATACCTGGCTGTCAATTATACTAGATAATTACTTCTGCTTCTCACTTAACATAAGCATAGTATCAAGTACAAGTTAGGACTACATACACACCTCTGGTCACAGTATGTGAACctcatgtccatgctgtgctggCTGGTGAAGGTGTGCGtgctgaggagtgtgtgtgagaggggcAGAGGCCGGCAGGTCAGGAGCAGATAGGAAACTGAAGAaggggacacacacatttttgctCTGCCCTGACAGTGCAGAACCTGAGACGCAGAGAATTCAACTTGTGAGTTTAACTTAAAAGGTTTTATTTGAAAAGGTTTTAAATGTAAGAGTCAGTGTGCAGAGTGTGAGCAAGCAGCCTGGACATCAGTTTGAACTGTTCTTCAGTTGCTAACAGCCTCTGCACTGTGATGGACTATAGGCTGCATGTAACAATGTATATTGACACATGTTAAAGGGTCATGCTGGCTAACTATCCCTGCAATGCATCActgctgaaagctaaaatccaGGTAATTGGATTTAATAAATAAGTATATGGATCACGTTGTGGTGACATAATGACATAATAGGTCATGCTAACCACCATTCACTCAGATTTGCTTGCGAGAAAGCTAATAGCTGTAATGTAGCTACACTGCACAGACATGTGTTGTGACATTTGGTGGGCAAGCTAACAGGAGAAATCAGTCCAGAGGATGTTacacaaccaaaacaaagagtTTTTTGAGTTGCATTACAATCTGTTAACAAAACAACATAATGCAAATGTGGAACTTAACTAAAAGGTGGTTTTGTTTCACACCAACCTTCCACGTAGCAGACTTGAGGTTGGCgctccttcctctgtgtgtcagagcGCTTTTTATCCTCATGACAAAGTCCCTCTTCTCACCGCACCAGACTTCCTCTAAAAACAAGCAAGTTTATTGACAGTTAAACCTGTTTAAGCATGTGATAAATagttctctgtgtgtcagacacacacacctgctgttaGACGTAGATTATTTCTGATTTCTTCATGATCACATGGGTGAGTGTACTCGAAAATATTGTGTCCCATCAGCTCAGTCTGTTGGcgtaaacaaataaatacatttcacatGTTAATCACCCTGCCTGCATTTATCATATTAACTATATACATGCATTTACCTGTGTCATGCCCATGTACCTGCTGACATTGTCAGACAGAAAGATCATGTCACCCTCAGTGGACAACACCATCAGAAATCCCTCCAGGATCCTGAGGTACATGTTggtctccttctcctcctcatcctgtcctccaTCACAGTCGCTCCGTTCCTCCCTGCCTTCAGCCACTTGTGCATATCTCACCATGTGTGTGGACTCTGCTGTTGTCCTG from Parambassis ranga chromosome 19, fParRan2.1, whole genome shotgun sequence includes these protein-coding regions:
- the epas1a gene encoding endothelial PAS domain-containing protein 1 isoform X2, yielding MHSLLKESIRTTAESTHMVRYAQVAEGREERSDCDGGQDEEEKETNMYLRILEGFLMVLSTEGDMIFLSDNVSRYMGMTQTELMGHNIFEYTHPCDHEEIRNNLRLTAEEVWCGEKRDFVMRIKSALTHRGRSANLKSATWKVLHCQGRAKMCVSPSSVSYLLLTCRPLPLSHTLLSTHTFTSQHSMDMRFTYCDQRVTSLLGYSPEELLGRSIYELCHTLDTHCLNKNHLNLCLKSQSVSGQYRMLVRGGGYVWVESHSAVIPAVRPSKSRPSVHQPLCILCVTYVLSGVEEPFLQLSLDQTIHRHVS
- the epas1a gene encoding endothelial PAS domain-containing protein 1 isoform X1 is translated as MTADKEKRRAISREAARKRRRVESDVFGDLSHLLPLHPSVQAHLDKPSIIRLTLSYIRMHSLLKESIRTTAESTHMVRYAQVAEGREERSDCDGGQDEEEKETNMYLRILEGFLMVLSTEGDMIFLSDNVSRYMGMTQTELMGHNIFEYTHPCDHEEIRNNLRLTAEEVWCGEKRDFVMRIKSALTHRGRSANLKSATWKVLHCQGRAKMCVSPSSVSYLLLTCRPLPLSHTLLSTHTFTSQHSMDMRFTYCDQRVTSLLGYSPEELLGRSIYELCHTLDTHCLNKNHLNLCLKSQSVSGQYRMLVRGGGYVWVESHSAVIPAVRPSKSRPSVHQPLCILCVTYVLSGVEEPFLQLSLDQTIHRHVS